One genomic window of Paraburkholderia acidiphila includes the following:
- a CDS encoding GNAT family N-acetyltransferase has product MSPSLTVRRIAADQGAVLRELRTASLRDAPYAFGDTLEDALSADAAVFDAAAARHAVSHTGTSFILYTEGHPAGLIGASFESAPARRAFVSALWVAPAVRHLSGGELLLNSAIEWLVSEGATQVYAWVTDANTTAMRFYERLGFVATGDHARSQQQPEQWETLLMRALGEHTMSASSPASSP; this is encoded by the coding sequence ATGAGTCCGTCACTGACCGTTCGCCGTATCGCCGCCGATCAGGGTGCCGTGCTCCGCGAGCTTCGAACAGCCTCGCTGCGCGACGCGCCTTACGCATTCGGCGACACGCTCGAAGACGCGCTATCGGCCGATGCCGCCGTTTTCGACGCCGCGGCGGCCCGGCATGCGGTTTCGCACACCGGCACGTCGTTCATTCTCTATACCGAGGGCCATCCGGCCGGGCTGATCGGCGCGAGCTTCGAAAGCGCGCCGGCGCGCCGCGCGTTCGTTTCGGCGTTGTGGGTCGCGCCTGCGGTGCGTCATCTGAGCGGCGGCGAACTGCTTCTGAACAGCGCCATCGAATGGCTCGTGAGCGAAGGCGCGACGCAGGTCTACGCCTGGGTGACCGACGCGAACACCACCGCCATGCGTTTCTACGAGCGCCTCGGCTTTGTCGCTACCGGCGATCACGCGCGCAGCCAGCAACAGCCCGAACAGTGGGAAACGCTGCTCATGCGCGCGCTCGGCGAGCACACGATGTCTGCTTCGTCGCCTGCTTCTTCACCCTGA
- the map gene encoding type I methionyl aminopeptidase, whose amino-acid sequence MPITYKSADDLARLRISGRLAADVLAMIGEHVKPGVSTDDLDALCNDYIVNTLKAVPANVGYLGFPKTICTSVNSVVCHGIPSRGEVLKDGDIINIDVAVIKDGYFGDTSRMYCVGTPSTVGRQLIDTTYEAMLAGIRQVKPGATLGDVGNAIQKRAQSDGFSIVREYCGHGIGKVYHEEPQVLHYGQPGQGVRLKPGMVFTIEPMVNAGRAGTTVQRDGWTVVTKDRSLSAQWEHMVAVTDDGYELLTPWPDGTGAYEAP is encoded by the coding sequence ATGCCTATCACCTACAAGTCTGCCGACGATCTCGCCCGCCTGCGCATTTCGGGCCGGCTCGCCGCCGACGTGCTCGCGATGATCGGCGAGCACGTGAAGCCGGGCGTCTCCACCGACGACCTCGACGCCCTCTGCAACGACTACATCGTCAACACGCTCAAGGCCGTGCCGGCCAATGTCGGCTACCTCGGCTTTCCGAAGACGATCTGCACGTCCGTCAATTCCGTGGTTTGCCACGGCATTCCGAGTCGCGGCGAAGTGCTCAAGGACGGCGACATCATCAACATCGACGTGGCCGTCATCAAGGACGGCTATTTCGGGGACACGAGCCGCATGTACTGCGTCGGCACGCCGAGCACGGTGGGCCGCCAGCTGATCGACACGACCTACGAAGCGATGCTCGCGGGCATTCGCCAGGTGAAGCCGGGTGCGACGCTTGGCGACGTCGGCAACGCCATCCAGAAGCGCGCACAAAGTGACGGCTTCTCGATCGTGCGCGAGTATTGCGGCCACGGCATCGGCAAGGTCTACCACGAGGAGCCGCAGGTGTTGCACTACGGCCAGCCGGGGCAGGGCGTGCGCCTGAAGCCGGGTATGGTCTTCACGATCGAGCCGATGGTCAACGCGGGCCGCGCCGGCACGACGGTGCAGCGCGACGGCTGGACGGTCGTCACCAAGGACCGCTCGCTCTCGGCGCAGTGGGAGCACATGGTTGCGGTCACAGACGACGGCTACGAGCTCCTCACGCCCTGGCCGGACGGCACAGGCGCCTACGAGGCCCCGTGA
- a CDS encoding glycosyltransferase family 2 protein — protein MKKVSIIVPCFNQQEFIAETLESVLQQTYGNWECIVVDDGSTDGSEAIIQQYVKKDARFQALRKPNGGVAAARNFGFARATGELFVPLDGDDKIGSEFLRLAVECFTAQPDTDLVHFKTQRTGESRKIWRLPEYSYDKLLWQNMIVNTTMYRRDAFERIGGYASEMIHGFEDWEFYVRLLSPQSRVRYIDSPMYLYRVKKSSRSTQLVEFGKVEESQRLIFTRNRERYASFLDNPISGFGKLLKGFQPSQTARYRRQLRYVHTGYAILTAVLLAVCVFLYLRR, from the coding sequence ATGAAAAAAGTCTCGATCATCGTTCCGTGTTTTAACCAGCAGGAATTCATTGCAGAGACGCTTGAATCTGTACTGCAGCAGACCTATGGCAACTGGGAATGCATCGTCGTGGATGACGGCTCAACGGACGGATCCGAAGCCATCATTCAACAATACGTAAAAAAAGACGCGCGCTTCCAGGCACTCCGAAAGCCGAATGGTGGTGTCGCAGCCGCACGAAACTTCGGTTTTGCACGGGCGACAGGCGAGTTGTTTGTCCCGCTTGATGGCGATGACAAGATCGGTTCCGAATTTCTGCGGCTGGCCGTGGAATGCTTTACCGCGCAGCCTGATACGGATCTCGTGCACTTCAAGACGCAACGTACCGGCGAATCGCGAAAGATCTGGCGTCTGCCGGAGTACAGCTACGACAAGCTGCTCTGGCAAAACATGATCGTGAACACGACCATGTACCGGCGCGACGCGTTCGAGCGCATCGGCGGGTACGCGTCCGAGATGATTCATGGCTTCGAGGATTGGGAGTTCTACGTGAGGCTTCTGAGCCCGCAATCCAGGGTTCGGTATATCGACTCGCCCATGTATCTCTATCGTGTGAAGAAAAGTTCGCGCTCGACCCAATTGGTCGAGTTCGGCAAAGTTGAAGAGTCGCAACGCCTTATCTTCACGCGCAACCGGGAGCGCTATGCGTCTTTCCTCGACAATCCGATCAGCGGCTTTGGCAAGCTTCTGAAGGGGTTCCAGCCGTCGCAAACCGCACGTTACCGGCGGCAGCTCCGGTACGTGCATACGGGCTACGCGATTCTGACCGCTGTGTTGCTTGCGGTTTGCGTATTCCTTTATCTGCGTCGTTGA
- a CDS encoding YXWGXW repeat-containing protein — protein MNNSIRLFIAKAAIVAAGTCAVAAPALAAIVVVEPVAPPPAERVEVMPAPRAGYVWDKGHWRWDHGQYVWVRGHWQAERVGYHWVPGHWIAHGPNWRWVEGHWAA, from the coding sequence ATGAACAACTCCATTCGCCTCTTCATTGCCAAGGCCGCGATCGTCGCCGCCGGCACTTGCGCTGTCGCGGCTCCTGCGCTCGCCGCAATCGTCGTGGTCGAGCCGGTCGCGCCGCCGCCTGCCGAACGCGTGGAAGTCATGCCGGCGCCGCGCGCGGGCTATGTATGGGACAAGGGCCACTGGCGCTGGGATCACGGCCAGTACGTGTGGGTGCGGGGCCACTGGCAGGCTGAGCGTGTCGGCTATCACTGGGTGCCGGGCCACTGGATCGCGCACGGCCCGAACTGGCGCTGGGTGGAAGGCCACTGGGCCGCTTGA
- the minD gene encoding septum site-determining protein MinD, whose amino-acid sequence MAKIIVVTSGKGGVGKTTTSASFASGLALRGHKTAVIDFDVGLRNLDLIMGCERRVVYDLINVIQGEANLNQALIKDKKCENLFILPASQTRDKDALTKEGVEKVIEDLRKMDFEYIVCDSPAGIESGALLAMHFADEALIVTNPEVSSVRDSDRILGMLSSKTKRAIEGKDPIKEHLLITRYNPKRVSEGEMLSLNDIQEILRIELIGVIPESEAVLHASNQGLPAVHLDGTDVAESYKDVVSRFLGEDKSLRFTDYQKPGLLQRLFGSK is encoded by the coding sequence ATGGCAAAAATCATTGTGGTGACTTCGGGCAAAGGTGGTGTCGGCAAGACGACCACGAGCGCGAGTTTCGCATCGGGCCTCGCGTTGCGTGGCCACAAGACCGCGGTCATCGACTTCGACGTGGGCCTGCGCAATCTCGACCTCATCATGGGTTGCGAGCGCCGCGTCGTGTACGACCTGATCAACGTGATCCAGGGTGAGGCGAACCTCAATCAGGCGCTCATCAAGGACAAGAAGTGCGAAAACCTCTTCATCCTGCCGGCCTCGCAAACGCGCGATAAAGACGCGCTCACGAAGGAAGGCGTGGAGAAGGTGATCGAGGACCTGCGCAAGATGGACTTCGAGTACATCGTGTGCGATTCGCCGGCCGGCATCGAGTCGGGCGCGCTGCTCGCCATGCACTTCGCCGACGAAGCGCTCATCGTGACGAACCCGGAAGTGTCTTCGGTGCGCGACTCGGATCGTATTCTCGGCATGCTGTCGTCGAAGACGAAGCGCGCGATCGAAGGCAAGGACCCGATCAAGGAACACCTGCTTATCACGCGCTACAACCCGAAGCGCGTGAGCGAAGGCGAAATGCTCTCGCTGAACGACATTCAGGAGATCCTGCGCATCGAACTGATCGGCGTGATTCCCGAATCGGAAGCGGTGCTGCACGCATCGAACCAGGGGCTGCCGGCCGTGCATCTGGACGGCACCGACGTCGCCGAATCGTACAAGGACGTCGTGTCGCGCTTTCTCGGCGAGGACAAGTCGCTTCGCTTCACCGATTACCAGAAGCCGGGCCTCTTGCAGCGCCTCTTCGGTAGCAAGTAA
- the serS gene encoding serine--tRNA ligase, translating to MLDIQLLRKDLDGVAKRLADRGYTLDVAAFSALEAERRAIQTRTEELQARRNSLSKQIGAMKGRGEDTSAVMAEVGGIGDEMKSSAAKLDEIQSKLSDLLLGVPNLPHESVPAGKDEADNVEVRRWGTPRAFDFEVKDHVDVGTPLGLDFETGAKLSGARFTMLRGQIARLHRALAQFMIDTHTLEHGYTETYTPYIVNPEILYGTGQLPKFADDMFRVEKGGGENTVTQYLISTSEISLTNTVRESIVEGSALPIKLTAHSPCFRSEAGSYGRDTRGMIRQHQFDKVEMVQIVAPETSYDALEQMVVHAETILRKLGLPYRVITLCTGDMGFSATKTYDLEVWLPAQNTYREISSCSNTEAFQARRMQARYRNAQGKPELVHTLNGSGLAVGRTLVAVLENYQEADGSVTVPEALRPYMGGVARLSVNA from the coding sequence ATGCTCGACATCCAGCTGCTGCGCAAAGACCTCGACGGCGTCGCGAAGCGCCTCGCCGACCGCGGCTACACCCTCGACGTCGCCGCCTTCTCCGCGCTCGAAGCGGAACGCCGCGCCATCCAGACCCGCACCGAAGAGCTCCAGGCACGCCGCAACAGCCTGTCGAAGCAGATCGGCGCGATGAAAGGCCGCGGCGAGGACACCTCGGCGGTCATGGCCGAAGTGGGCGGCATCGGCGACGAGATGAAGAGCTCGGCCGCCAAGCTCGACGAGATCCAGTCGAAACTCTCGGACCTGCTGCTCGGCGTGCCGAACCTGCCGCACGAGAGCGTGCCCGCGGGCAAGGACGAGGCCGACAACGTGGAAGTGCGCCGCTGGGGCACGCCGCGCGCGTTCGACTTCGAGGTGAAGGATCACGTCGATGTCGGCACGCCGCTGGGTCTCGATTTCGAGACGGGCGCGAAGCTCTCGGGCGCGCGCTTTACGATGCTGCGCGGCCAGATCGCGCGCCTGCATCGCGCGCTGGCGCAGTTCATGATCGATACGCACACGCTGGAGCACGGCTACACGGAAACGTACACGCCGTACATCGTCAACCCGGAAATCCTGTACGGCACGGGCCAGCTGCCCAAGTTCGCCGACGACATGTTCCGCGTGGAAAAGGGCGGCGGCGAGAACACGGTCACGCAATACCTCATTTCGACTTCGGAAATCTCGCTCACGAACACGGTGCGCGAGAGCATCGTGGAAGGCAGCGCGCTGCCGATCAAGCTCACGGCGCACTCGCCGTGCTTCCGCTCGGAAGCCGGTTCGTACGGCCGCGACACGCGCGGCATGATCCGTCAGCACCAGTTCGACAAGGTCGAAATGGTGCAGATCGTTGCGCCTGAAACGTCGTACGACGCGCTCGAGCAGATGGTCGTTCACGCGGAAACCATCTTGCGCAAGCTTGGCTTGCCGTATCGCGTCATCACGCTGTGCACGGGCGATATGGGCTTCTCGGCGACCAAGACCTACGACCTCGAAGTGTGGTTGCCGGCGCAGAACACGTATCGCGAAATTTCGAGCTGCTCGAATACCGAAGCCTTCCAGGCGCGCCGCATGCAGGCGCGCTACCGCAACGCGCAGGGCAAGCCGGAACTCGTGCATACGCTCAACGGCTCGGGCCTCGCCGTGGGCCGCACGCTCGTTGCCGTGCTGGAGAACTATCAGGAAGCGGACGGCTCGGTCACCGTGCCGGAAGCGCTGCGGCCGTATATGGGCGGCGTGGCGCGTCTCTCAGTGAACGCCTGA
- the waaC gene encoding lipopolysaccharide heptosyltransferase I — protein MKRVLIVKVTSLGDIVEALPVVADVQRAFPGVKVDWAADEAFADIVHWNAGVDRVLCAPLRRFKKARSWSDLKAIWASIAELRAYRYDAIVDIHGVYKSAIIAFLARGRRRFGYLSQDLGERGAAFAYNGRFGPRPQCDAWHGMRISTGEALGYTVDTPPDFQMRVPRDGTALPAPEAPTALLFHATSKDEKKWPVEHWGELGNALIARGLRIELPWGNDNEHATALEIAALIPGATVLPRLTVSQVAQRIEDCALVVGTDTGFVHLAHALIKPTVMVFVATDAEHCGVRAPNRSISIGDGHRVPSVQAAIDAVDRVYPARDGGASTPASRVHAA, from the coding sequence ATGAAACGAGTTTTGATTGTCAAAGTGACTTCGCTCGGCGACATCGTCGAGGCGCTTCCGGTTGTCGCCGACGTGCAGCGCGCCTTCCCGGGCGTCAAGGTCGATTGGGCCGCTGACGAGGCCTTCGCCGATATCGTGCACTGGAACGCAGGTGTCGACCGCGTGCTCTGCGCGCCGCTGCGCCGCTTCAAGAAGGCGCGCAGCTGGAGCGATCTCAAGGCGATCTGGGCATCGATTGCGGAGCTGCGCGCTTACCGCTACGACGCGATCGTCGACATTCACGGCGTGTACAAGAGCGCGATCATCGCGTTTCTCGCGCGCGGGCGGCGCCGCTTCGGCTATCTCTCGCAGGACCTCGGCGAGCGCGGCGCGGCCTTCGCGTACAACGGCCGCTTCGGGCCGCGTCCGCAGTGCGATGCGTGGCACGGCATGCGTATCAGCACCGGCGAGGCGCTTGGCTACACGGTCGATACGCCGCCCGACTTTCAGATGCGCGTGCCGCGCGACGGCACCGCGCTGCCCGCGCCTGAGGCGCCCACGGCGCTGCTCTTTCATGCGACCTCCAAAGACGAGAAGAAGTGGCCGGTCGAGCATTGGGGCGAACTGGGCAATGCGTTGATCGCGCGTGGCCTGCGCATCGAACTGCCGTGGGGAAACGACAACGAGCACGCCACGGCGCTTGAAATCGCGGCGCTCATCCCGGGTGCTACGGTGCTGCCGCGCCTCACCGTTTCGCAGGTCGCACAGCGCATCGAAGACTGCGCGCTCGTGGTCGGCACCGACACAGGCTTCGTGCATCTTGCCCACGCGCTCATCAAGCCGACCGTGATGGTCTTCGTAGCGACCGACGCCGAGCACTGCGGTGTGCGTGCGCCCAATCGCTCGATCTCGATCGGCGACGGCCATCGTGTGCCGTCCGTGCAGGCGGCGATCGATGCCGTCGATCGCGTCTACCCCGCGCGCGACGGCGGCGCATCCACACCGGCATCGCGCGTTCACGCCGCTTGA
- a CDS encoding replication-associated recombination protein A has protein sequence MFEETRANVPLAERLRPRSIDEVIGQKHLLGPNKPLRVAFESGEAHSMILWGPPGVGKTTLARLMADAFHAEFIALSAVLSGVKDIREAVEQAQLHRARGHQTLVFVDEVHRFNKSQQDAFLPHVESGLFVFIGATTENPSFEVNSALLSRAAVYVLKSLDEEEQGELLARASEELGGLTFTDEAKTALIGSADGDGRKLLNNLEIVARAAAQQKKTEIDGELLGSALAENLRRFDKGGDAFYDQISALHKSVRGSNPDGALYWFCRMLDGGADPRYLARRIVRMAWEDIGLADPRAGRITLDAAETYERLGSPEGELALAQAVIYLAVAPKSNAGYNAYNEARRFVSKDQSRAVPIHLRNAPTKLMKELGYGHEYRYAHDEPDAYAAGETYLPDGMREPRWYQPTPRGLEGKIGEKLARLADLDAQWRDEHRDEIRERKRKG, from the coding sequence ATGTTTGAAGAAACCCGTGCCAACGTCCCCCTCGCCGAACGGCTGCGCCCGCGCTCCATCGACGAGGTCATCGGCCAGAAGCATCTGCTCGGGCCCAACAAGCCGCTGCGCGTCGCATTCGAGTCCGGCGAAGCGCATTCGATGATCCTCTGGGGGCCGCCGGGCGTGGGCAAGACCACGCTCGCGCGTCTCATGGCCGACGCCTTCCACGCCGAGTTCATCGCGCTCTCCGCCGTGCTCTCGGGCGTGAAGGACATTCGCGAGGCCGTGGAGCAGGCGCAGCTGCATCGAGCGCGTGGCCACCAGACGCTCGTGTTCGTCGACGAGGTCCATCGCTTCAACAAGAGCCAGCAGGACGCCTTCCTGCCGCATGTGGAGTCGGGCCTCTTTGTGTTCATCGGCGCGACGACGGAAAACCCGTCGTTCGAAGTGAACAGCGCGTTGCTCTCGCGCGCGGCCGTGTACGTGCTCAAGAGCCTCGACGAGGAGGAGCAGGGCGAATTGCTTGCGCGCGCGAGCGAGGAGCTGGGCGGCCTGACCTTCACGGACGAAGCGAAAACGGCGCTGATCGGTTCCGCCGACGGCGATGGCCGCAAGCTCCTGAACAACCTCGAAATCGTCGCGCGCGCGGCCGCGCAGCAAAAGAAGACCGAAATCGACGGCGAACTGCTCGGAAGCGCGCTCGCCGAGAACCTGCGCCGCTTCGACAAGGGCGGCGATGCGTTCTACGACCAGATCAGCGCGTTGCACAAGTCGGTGCGCGGCAGCAACCCGGACGGCGCGCTCTACTGGTTCTGCCGCATGCTCGACGGCGGCGCCGATCCGCGTTATCTCGCGCGGCGCATCGTGCGCATGGCGTGGGAGGACATCGGTCTCGCCGACCCGCGCGCCGGGCGCATCACGCTCGACGCCGCCGAGACCTACGAGCGGCTGGGTTCGCCCGAAGGCGAACTCGCGCTCGCGCAGGCTGTGATCTATCTGGCTGTCGCGCCGAAGTCGAACGCGGGCTACAACGCCTATAACGAGGCGCGGCGCTTCGTGAGCAAGGACCAGTCGCGCGCGGTGCCCATCCATTTGCGCAACGCGCCGACCAAGCTCATGAAGGAACTGGGCTACGGCCACGAGTACCGCTACGCGCACGACGAGCCCGACGCCTACGCGGCCGGCGAGACCTATTTGCCCGACGGCATGCGCGAGCCGCGCTGGTATCAGCCCACGCCGCGCGGCCTCGAAGGCAAGATCGGCGAAAAGCTCGCGCGCCTCGCCGACCTCGACGCGCAATGGCGCGACGAGCATCGCGACGAAATCCGCGAAAGGAAGCGCAAAGGCTGA
- the minE gene encoding cell division topological specificity factor MinE, which translates to MSFLSFFLGEKKKSASVAKERLQLIIAHERAGGHPPADYLPALQRELVAVISKYVKISDEDIRVSLERQDDLEVLEVKIEIPQA; encoded by the coding sequence ATGTCGTTTCTTTCGTTTTTTCTCGGCGAGAAGAAGAAGTCCGCCTCGGTAGCGAAGGAACGCCTGCAGCTCATCATTGCTCACGAGCGCGCAGGCGGCCATCCGCCCGCCGACTATCTGCCGGCCCTGCAACGCGAACTGGTCGCGGTGATCTCCAAGTACGTGAAGATCTCCGATGAAGACATTCGCGTGAGCCTCGAACGTCAGGACGATCTCGAAGTGCTCGAGGTCAAGATCGAGATTCCGCAGGCTTGA
- a CDS encoding glycosyltransferase family 2 protein — MTSSHPMPDHTPSNTALNVLIALPTYDNSVHFDFAMALARLMETLKERGIRYEYIHTASSHIIRARNFFANYFLSHPEFSHLLFLDTDMDFSREAVLRLIAGNKPVAGIACPYRYFDREKQITSADVGLTLREWQEKTVDYNTAILADEAGGSFVSDGWAEVNHIGTGIFLVRRDALESIVAHTELYRPPAQYAGYLPDAKFYAFFDTVGEKGVYLSEDLSFCRRVRAAGKSVWALVDEKIVHHGGSSISGTYLRALEMRGHMHK; from the coding sequence ATGACCTCAAGTCACCCCATGCCCGACCACACCCCTTCGAACACGGCGCTCAACGTCCTGATCGCGCTGCCCACGTACGACAACTCGGTGCATTTCGACTTCGCCATGGCGCTCGCCCGCCTCATGGAAACGCTCAAGGAGCGCGGCATCCGCTACGAGTACATTCATACGGCCTCGTCGCACATCATCCGTGCGCGCAATTTCTTTGCGAATTATTTTTTGAGCCATCCCGAGTTCAGCCATCTGCTCTTTCTCGATACGGACATGGACTTCTCGCGCGAAGCGGTTCTGCGCCTGATCGCCGGGAACAAGCCCGTGGCCGGCATTGCCTGCCCGTACCGCTATTTCGACCGGGAAAAGCAGATCACGAGCGCCGATGTGGGACTCACATTGCGCGAGTGGCAGGAAAAGACCGTGGACTACAACACGGCAATCCTCGCGGATGAAGCGGGCGGCAGTTTCGTGTCCGATGGCTGGGCCGAGGTGAATCATATTGGCACGGGCATCTTCCTCGTGCGACGCGACGCGCTGGAGTCGATCGTGGCGCATACGGAGCTATACCGCCCGCCCGCGCAATACGCCGGCTACCTGCCGGACGCCAAGTTCTATGCGTTCTTCGACACCGTCGGCGAAAAAGGCGTGTACCTCTCGGAAGACCTGTCGTTCTGCCGGCGCGTGCGCGCGGCGGGCAAGTCGGTGTGGGCGCTCGTCGACGAGAAGATCGTGCATCACGGCGGGTCGTCGATCTCGGGCACCTACCTGCGCGCGCTGGAAATGCGCGGCCATATGCACAAGTAA
- the cytX gene encoding putative hydroxymethylpyrimidine transporter CytX: MTQDSHAGEAGSTYAPNVPVPDARRQFRTGDAFALWFSLGIGLLVAQAGALLVPGLALPHALMAIAIGSVIGVVLLALAGVIGTDTGLAAMSSLRPTLGVRGVSVPAVINMVQLVGWGSFEIIVMRDSADALAKQAFNLSMPLVWTVIFGVLATLLAVSGPLSFVRRFLRTWGIWLLLAGAAWLTWSLLVKQDLGALMRRPGTGEMPFGSAIDLVVAMPLSWLPLIADYTRFGRKAGETFRGTLFGYGIANLWFYALGAIYGLAAGGGDALLTTALAQAGGGFALLLVLIDEIDNAFADIHSAAVSTGTFWTRASVPWLSAAFGALCTLIGLVVPMAKYENFLLFIGSVFAPLFGVVLADHFIVRRRRIDPQALADLNGAYGYSGGWHVSAFVAWVVGFGAYQALNQWLPNLGATLPSLVIGALCYLVLAGRRRAAYA, translated from the coding sequence ATGACACAAGATTCGCACGCCGGCGAGGCCGGCTCCACCTACGCGCCGAACGTGCCCGTCCCCGACGCGCGCCGGCAGTTCCGCACCGGCGACGCCTTTGCGCTGTGGTTTTCGCTCGGCATCGGCCTGCTGGTCGCGCAGGCTGGCGCGCTGCTCGTGCCGGGTCTGGCGCTTCCACACGCGCTCATGGCCATCGCCATCGGCAGCGTGATCGGCGTCGTGCTGCTCGCGCTCGCGGGCGTGATCGGCACGGACACGGGCCTTGCCGCCATGTCGTCGCTGCGCCCGACGCTCGGCGTTCGCGGCGTGTCGGTGCCGGCCGTCATCAACATGGTGCAGCTCGTGGGCTGGGGCTCGTTCGAGATCATCGTGATGCGCGATTCCGCCGACGCGCTCGCCAAACAGGCTTTCAACCTGTCGATGCCGCTCGTCTGGACCGTGATCTTCGGCGTGCTCGCTACGCTCCTCGCCGTAAGCGGCCCGCTCTCGTTCGTGCGGCGCTTCCTGCGCACATGGGGTATCTGGCTGCTGCTCGCGGGCGCGGCCTGGCTCACGTGGAGCCTGCTCGTCAAGCAGGACCTGGGCGCGCTGATGCGCCGCCCCGGCACGGGCGAAATGCCGTTTGGCAGCGCGATCGACCTCGTGGTGGCGATGCCGCTCTCGTGGCTGCCGCTCATCGCCGACTACACGCGTTTCGGCCGCAAAGCCGGCGAAACTTTCCGCGGCACGCTGTTCGGCTATGGCATTGCGAACCTCTGGTTCTATGCGCTCGGCGCCATTTACGGGCTGGCCGCGGGCGGCGGCGACGCGCTCCTCACCACGGCGCTCGCGCAAGCCGGCGGCGGCTTCGCGCTGCTGCTCGTGCTGATCGACGAAATCGACAACGCGTTCGCCGATATCCACTCGGCCGCCGTCTCGACCGGCACGTTCTGGACGCGCGCCAGCGTACCCTGGCTGTCGGCGGCCTTCGGCGCGCTGTGCACGCTGATCGGCCTCGTCGTGCCGATGGCGAAATACGAAAACTTCCTGCTCTTCATCGGCTCGGTGTTCGCGCCGCTCTTCGGCGTCGTGCTCGCCGATCACTTCATCGTACGCCGCCGCCGTATCGATCCGCAGGCGCTCGCCGACCTGAATGGCGCGTATGGCTACTCGGGCGGCTGGCACGTGAGCGCGTTCGTCGCGTGGGTGGTCGGTTTCGGCGCGTATCAAGCGCTCAACCAGTGGTTGCCGAACCTCGGCGCGACGTTGCCGTCGCTCGTGATCGGCGCGCTGTGCTATCTCGTGCTCGCGGGGCGCCGGCGCGCGGCTTACGCTTAA
- the minC gene encoding septum site-determining protein MinC — protein sequence MSPRKSPYFELKSGSVDTLLFVVKTTELDAMRAELTRRFEATPEFFANDTVAIDVRRLADGEQVALGDIVRLLESVRMRPVGVVAQPEQHGWAAAAGLPFLEARDRRGAGTKVASDEAAGEGEASNASATASATASATAAAAPQSTAAQPELFSTDADPGAAQASAAATVSAAAALDAGARAEPTLVIDRPLRSGQRIYAKGDVVVLGLVSNGAEVIAEGNIHIYAPLRGRALAGVHGNHDARIFCTSLEAELISIAGIYRTTEVPLADDVRGKPAQIRLEEEKLLIEPLRLT from the coding sequence ATGTCGCCCAGGAAATCGCCATATTTTGAACTGAAGAGCGGTTCAGTCGATACGCTTCTGTTCGTGGTCAAGACGACCGAGCTCGATGCCATGCGCGCAGAACTCACGCGGCGCTTCGAGGCGACGCCTGAATTCTTCGCGAACGACACCGTCGCGATCGACGTGCGGCGTCTCGCCGACGGCGAGCAGGTCGCGCTCGGCGACATCGTGCGTCTGCTCGAAAGCGTGCGCATGCGCCCGGTAGGCGTGGTTGCGCAGCCCGAACAACACGGCTGGGCGGCTGCGGCAGGCCTGCCTTTCCTCGAGGCGCGCGACCGCCGAGGCGCGGGCACGAAGGTCGCCTCCGACGAAGCGGCGGGCGAGGGCGAGGCATCGAATGCATCCGCCACCGCTTCGGCCACCGCCTCTGCCACCGCAGCGGCCGCACCGCAATCCACCGCGGCACAGCCCGAACTCTTTTCCACCGACGCGGACCCGGGCGCCGCCCAGGCGAGCGCGGCGGCAACGGTGAGCGCCGCGGCGGCGCTCGATGCCGGCGCGCGCGCGGAACCCACGCTCGTGATCGACCGGCCGCTGCGCTCGGGTCAGCGCATCTACGCGAAGGGCGACGTGGTCGTGCTCGGTCTCGTTTCCAACGGCGCGGAAGTGATCGCAGAGGGCAACATCCACATTTACGCGCCGTTGCGCGGCCGCGCGCTCGCGGGCGTGCACGGCAACCACGACGCGCGCATTTTCTGCACGAGTCTCGAGGCGGAACTCATTTCGATTGCGGGCATCTACCGTACCACTGAAGTTCCACTCGCCGACGACGTGCGCGGGAAGCCGGCTCAAATCCGGCTCGAGGAAGAAAAGCTGTTGATCGAACCGTTGAGGCTCACCTGA